The DNA region TGTCTCTTAAAAACAGCATATggttagaatattttttaaatccagtcTGAAGTATGTCTAAATGAAGGagcatttagtccatttatttatttagttattgttTTAGTCCATTTTACATTTAATGTGGTTACCCTTATttgaatttgtctttttttgggCCTTTCTGTTTGTCCCACCCATTCTGcatgtctttttttctcctttactgTTCTTTTGGGTGtttttgtcatttccttttccctctaATGGTTTAGAAATTattcattctatttcttttcttcatcaacaCTCTAGGAATTAAAACGCGCGTATTTGTCAGGTCTAAAATTAACCAGTCCTCCTAAATAATATAGAGACCTGAAACATTTCATCTCTCCCCTAACTTGTtacactatttatttatttatttatttttgttaaaccCCACAAGACATGATCATTTTGTTTTATACTGTCATTGTGTatgtgtatagtgaaagttgtcaCTTTTTGGACCATCCGTTAGGTTTCATCTAGAGGTGATATGCCAGGGGCCAGCTCTAGAGCTTTCTGTGGTGGTGTTTGTAAAGTATGCAAAAAACAGCAACTTAGTTTATAAGAACTCCTATGCAAAAAGAGCAGCTTAGTTTATGCGAACTCCTGGCTGTGTCCCCTTCccatttatctgtattttatcTCATTGTCTCTCTTGTCCCTCTACTCAATTTGGATCTTTTGTGGTAGTTTCTCCTTAGTGTAGAAGAAACTTTTTGTCTTATGCTGTTGACACAGTAGCTGTAAATGCCAAAGATTTTAAAGTTAAGAAGCTCAAATATTCACCATTAAATAGACATTTATTAAACAAAGTGTTGTGCTAGTATTGTGCTAGGTgctaaagcaataaaataaaaaaataaaaggcaaggtGGTGTCCTTGCTCTAAAAGTACCCACTATTTCAAACTATCAAAATAATGCATTGTTTTTCCTTGTGGTGATTATTTTACAGGGTGATTTGGACCCTTTGGCATCTCTCAAGTCACTGACTTATCTAAGGTATGGAAATTATTTGTGGTGGTGAGAGAACTAATGAAGTCCTTTAAAATAACACATTTATCAGCATTGACCTTAAagcaatcaatttttaaaaaaatactttaaaaaaaacaccgaAAATGTTTTCTTTGGGCCCCTGTGCTCTAAAAGTTTTTCCTTGTGTTATTTAAATTATGACTTTGAAAGGTGTGAAGAGTaacatttttcttgatttatagATTTGTTAGACTTTATTCACGTGGGCCTCTTGAATACTTTGTCATGAACAGATTTAGCCTTATATTCCTTTTCTTACAGTATTCTCAGAAATCCTGTTACAAATAAGAAGCATTACAGACTATATGTAATTTATAAAGTTCCACAAGTCAGAGTACTGGATTTCCAGAAAGTGAAACTAAAAGTAAGTATTAATGTTATTCTGTTCATTGTGAGTCGTGATAGAGTTGtgtgttttacttttaatcttttttactGACTTTTTAAATTCCCTGTTCAAATAAATTTCACTATCAGTTTGTATTAAAAATGTGGGGAAGAAAATAtgaagacagatttttttttccttcacatctCTGATCTCCCTTAGTTACTCCCTTAGTTTCTGATAAGGCTTTGAGTTTAAGCTCTTTTATGTACTGTTGGTCATTCCAGTAGTTGGCAAAATTTTGGGGCCACAGTGCACACTGACAACAGGTTATTTATTTGGATATATCCCAGTTTGGAGCTTAATATGATATTCCATTTTTGAGCCACTCTAATGAGaatgttttttctcctttatcaGGAGCCCCTTTTTTCTTTACCTTCTTAGTTCCTATAGAGCCCCTCCTTAAAGCCAGGAGAGAGGACTTTCTTCAGGAAGCTTTTAAGTTGAAATTGGCTCTTCGGTATTTGTTACCAGCCCAAAGTATCACAGGAGAGttttcttccatgttttctgAGGAGTGCATCTACATGCATGTGGTATTCCTGTTTCCATTAACTGTGTGTGTGGTGTCGCTGTAGGAGCGTCAGGAAGCAGAGAAAATGTTCAAGGGCAAACGGGGTGCACAGCTTGCAAAGGATATTGCCAGGAGAAGCAAAACGTAAGAGACGGATATCCAACTTAACTCCACTTCACCTTCAGAAACACTACATGACCAGCAGTCTGCCTCTTGCAAAATTAAGCAAAACAACCATGGCTAATATGGTATGAAATTTAGGTGCTGGTGGTCCATGGCCAGCAGTGCCCCATACATCACATGAAATATCTTCCAGGTTAGCAGAGCAAATATTTCAGTATTCACTCTTATTATGATGTTATATACTTCCTGTTTTCTCTATAGGAAGATGAACTGGTGGTGTTTCTGAAGGAGAGAGTTCTTGTATCAGTTTGTTAACAAAGATAAGATACTACACTGGTTGAATTACTTTCAAAAACTTTTGAAAGTAAAAGAGAAGCAACTTGTATTGGTCTGGATTCAACAGTTATGTTGTTCTTTCCCTCTCGCCCACCGCCTCAGTTTTAATCCAGGTGCTGGTTTGCCAACTGACAAAAAGAAAGGTGGGCCATCTCCAGGGGATGTAGAAGCAATCAAGGTAATGTGTTAGGACCCTTGAATTGGAGAGAGCTGAGATGTGTTCAGGACACAAAGCTGTATAATAAACCAATTTCTGAACATTGCAGATTCTAAGGCCTACAGTTATTacaataaagatatatttatgtaAGGAGCTTAAAGTTAGTATTTGACCAGACTTTGACTTAAATTAACTGTGTGAGCCAATCAAAGTCGAGGCAGCTCTGATCTTTCTCGTTTTTCCAGGATGCATTTATTATGAGGCACTTAGAACAGTTAGTTACCTTTGGTATCTTGGCTCAGTAGTTGCCTTAAATTTTAGTTTGAAATATTTGCTGCCTCTGACACATACTTTTTGATATCAATggaaaatcatatttttttataatatataattccAAATATAGGTATTCAGCTAATATTTTAGGACATGTGGAGTGattatttgctcttttttccaAGAGAGCCTAcatctttttaccaattttagAAATTGGTGATTTGGTTTCTGGGTTTATTTCAGTGTGCCAATAAAATTCTTCCCCCATCACAGAACTACTTAATGTTCTAACATAAAAGTTGCTCTGAATTTCTGTAGATGTTTTCTGAGTGATTGGTACTTAGTTTAAATTAATTGGCTATCTCCATTATGTTCTGTCATCTAGAATGCGATAGCTAATGCATCCACTCTGGCTGAAGTGGAGAGGCTGAAGGGACTGCTGCAGTCTGGTCAGATACCTGGCAGAGAACGCAGATCAGGTCAGAAAAGTATATTCTGTCTTTGTACTTCCAAATGAATGTTAACCCTTTAAATGTTGTTTGAAAATGAAGACATTATTTGATAAAGTATGTTAAGTCAAAggaatgtgggtttttttgtgtaAAAGTTGAAGcaaagattatttatttcagaGCCATAGAATGAAGCCGAACCCTGGAGTTAGTAGGGTGGACTTTTACCCTTACATAGAATAGCTTAGTCGTTGAGAACACAGGCTCTGACACAAACCTTAGTCTTACCAACTAtgtccttgggcaagtttcttaatcCCACCAAGCCTGTTTGCTCATCTTTAAACCAACCTGGTATAATAATGGTACCTACCCCAAAAGGTTGTTTGGAGGATTGAGTGAGATACTCTAGGTGTAGCAGCACAGAGTATGACataactggtttttttttttttttaattaattaatttatttatttctctctccttcccaccccacccccagttgtctgttctctgtgtctatatgctgcgtgttcttctttgtccgcttctcttgttgtctgcggcacaggaatctgtgtttctttttgttgcgtcatcttgtgacagctctccgtgtgtgcggtgccattcccgggcaggctgcattttctttcacgctgggtggctctccttatggtgtgcactcgttgcgcgcggggctcccctatgcacggacacccctgcgtggcacggcactccttgcgcccatcagcactgtgcatgggccagctccacacggctccaggaggcctggggtttgaaccacagacctcccatgtggtagatggacgccctaaccactgggccaagtcctcttcccaagTAGGTTTTTGATAAGTGTTagcttttctaaatatttgagtatCTACTTTATGTCAGGTAATAGATTGGGCACTAGGGatataatagtttaaaaatgctcaaataaATGCATATTATAAGTTTTGATACAAATGTAACTGGGGAATTCTGTCTGGCTTGGAGGCTTGTGTAATGTTAACCTAGAAAACTAATGTTTGAGCTAAGAGCAAAAAACCATTAAAATAACTTAATTAGACCAGTGGTTCTTACAGTGTGATCCATGGGTCTCTGAGGGTCTGTAAGGTAAAAACTACTTTCATTGTAACACCGAGATGTTATTTGCTTTCTTCATTGGGCTCACTGATGGCACAAGAGCAAAAGTGGGTGAAATTGCTAGTACTATAACACAAATCAGGGCAGTGGACCATGTGGCATTATTAATAGTCATATTCTTTGCTGCCATGTACTCTCAGTAAAGTGTTTTATCAGTTTCACTTaagaatgtccttgatgaagcaatgaaaataattaattttgttaaatatCGCTTCTTGAGTACATATCTTTATGATCATCTGGGTGATAGGATGAGAGGTTCACATGAAACACTTTTGGATGCCAAAGTTGTACACTTGCCTCATGGAAAGCACTTGTATAGTTGTTTCAGTGGAGAGGCAGATGCTTTTTCAAACATGAATAAAGTGAGCCTGTTACCTCAAGGAAAACAACTGGAATATTTATTCCCAatgataaaattcagaaaatgaaaatttgtaaAGCTTGAACTCTCCACTATAACCTTGATAGCTTCCCAGTACTCGGAGACTTTTCTGAGGAAATCAGTGCTATTAATGGACGTGATTGTTTTGACTTTGTACAGTAAGATGGGTCAACATTCAAGGGAGCTGCATCACTCAGTCAATTGATATTTTCCAAATGTTAAAAAATCAATGGGTAAAATCTCCATTTAAAGTACAAGTTAAACCAAAGGATTTTCAAATAAGAAAGTACAAGTTCATTGATAAAGAGTTTCAGGGTCCGCATTGCAAACTaacctttaagaaactactatttttcaaattttgacATAATATCAAAAAAGAATATCCACAGTTATTCTGTAAAGGCTACTAGAATATCCCTACCTTTTCTAACAACATATCTATGTAaggctagattttttttttttcttttcatttccttcaatcACAACAACAttgcaggaagcggacttggcccaatggatagggcatccacctaccacatgggaggttcgcggttcaaaccccgggcctccttgacctgtgtggagctggcccatgtgcagtgctgatgcactcaaggagtgccgtgccacgcaggggtgttccccgcataggggaaccccacgtgcaaggaatgtgccccataaggagagccgcccagcgcaaaagaaagtgcagcctgcccaagaatggcgccgcacacatggagagctgacacaacaagatggcgcaacgaaaagaaacacagattcctggtgccgctgataaggatggaagcggtcacagaagaacacacagcgaatggacacacagagcagacagtgggggggtgaataaataaaaatagatctttaaaaacaacaacaacaacattgcAGCAGGCGGAAAACTAAAAACTGATTCAAGAGTCTGGCTAACTTCCTATTAAGTCAGACATTATatagaaatatgcaaaaatataaaataatgccaGTCTTCGCTATATTTGGGggttagattttattttttatataaatataggtattaacatatatttattttaattattttcaaaagcagatttattgagatatactcacaGACCAtatagtccatccaaagtgtataggcagtggcttttagtataatcacagggTTGTGggttcatcaccacaatcaattttagaacattttcattactccagagaAAAACCTCataccccttagtagtcacctctcaatcttaattaatttttaaaattctcaattttaatttctaatatgataAATATATTCCACATAAACAAAACTCTTGGATCCTGAGACTAAATAGTTTGAGTAGCACTGAACTAGACAAAGATAAAGAGGCATTCTAGGCAGAGGTTGCTGCATAGGCAAAAACCCTGTGGTTAAAAGGAGCATAACACACTTGAAGAACTGAAGGAAGGCTGTTATGAAAAGCAGAGAGAAAGTGGGACAGTTGAGACTACCATGTAGGTACATGCCACGCTGCATGGGTGAGGAGGGGGCACTATAGGACACAGGAAGGCTGAGATCTTTGGTCTTGAGAACATTAGAAATCTAGTGAAGGCTTTTAAGACAACTTGGATGACAGATTGGGAGAAGGCAAGTAAAACAACTTTGCTTATTTTGACTGCAGTATAACAGAATTATTGAATTTCCCCAGAATACTTCATTTGGACCTTAGGGTCtcttgagattttaaaatttaatctgaAGACAcatggagggggagagaaagactATCATTCATGGTGATCTGTTTGCTGGATCTCAGTGGACCCAGACTGCCAAGTAGCACTTCCCTGTGGCATTCTTTCTTGGTAGTTTTGTGTTTAGAAATCTAATGAAACAGTAGGCTTAAACATGAGTTATTTTCCCAAACAACGCTAAAACAAAATTCCTTTTTTGGAATACATTGGCAAAAATACCCTCCATAAATTGTTGAACAAATTTAATTACCTTTTGATTGTTGTTACCATATTTCCCTAATTTACAGAGGGAGTAAAATTATTGAGTATTCCAAGCATCTGGCATGTAATTAAGTGCCCAAATGTGTTTTGAATAAGTACTCCCAGTGTCTTTGTCCATGATAGTGTGGCAAGAAGAAAACGCAAGTATAAGCTTTTTACCCTCACAAAAATTGAGTTTTTATAGACCAGAATGAGTTAGAATGGGAGGCAGTAGTTTTGATTTTTGATTTTCATAAAACACCTTGACAATTGACTGTCCCTTCCAATACCTGTAAAAGGCTGTCTCCAGACtatgagctccttgagggcaggggctgTTTCTGGTTTCTTGCACCTAGCCCAAGACCTAGCACATAATAGCCTCACAGAAGGGGTGTGCACatactgaatgaataaattatcTAAGATTGATAGgactttttgttttgtctttatgcCTTAGGGCCTGCTGATGATGGTGAAGAGGAGATGGAAGAAGACACAGTCACAAATGGGTCTTAGGCAGTGGCCTGACTATATACAGTATGTGGAATGATGCCATCAGGGCATCGTTTTTGAACATGGAATAATAGCTTTGTTTGTGCCAGCAAAGTGGAATTCATAAGCATTGTTGAAATGTTTAAAACTGCTGCTGGTTGTTTTGTAATCCAAATCTTGAAATCTAAATGTCAATTTTCtacaaatggtaaaaataaagGACACTTGTGGTGCTGCCAGTTGCATCTCATCATGGTGTGTTTGCAGTGGGGTCTATGAACGTATTTTTAAGTTGGAAGTATGGGAGAGAGTCACTTTTAGGTAGGCTTCCTACTTCTCTATGAAATGTTTAAATTTAAGATTCATCTGTTTTGCTGCCAGGGATTGTCAGTAAGAATCAGTGATCTCtctggtacttttttttttgcatacagaGTAATAGCTTCATTAAAGGCAGCCAGACTTTAGGCTTCCATGAATGACATCCTTTAGcctttttatttatctccaaaCAGAAACATcaatacaaattaataaattatcGAATTGAAAAAATACAGAAGGAAATGTGATTTTTGCTTGTCAGGTGATGGCATATGAGCAGAGGAACAGCATTTTCCAAACTTTAGGACATGGTAAACAGGATTCTTGGCTTCCCTGGTGGTTCAACTAAGGCAGTTTCCTCGTAGCTCCTAAACACTTGATGACATTCCTCACACCTTGCTATTCCAATTTAGGCTAGTCTAAAAAAATGCGTGGTGGTAGGTGAGCACTTGAACCACCTACCTTTTCTCATCTGCTGGCATTCACTATTCAGCAGCACCCCCTCGATTCAAAATCAATAATTTCCATCATCTTTAATTAGTGGTTCTTTAGCCTTTTCGATTTAATCTCAAGGCACATTGGGGAGAAGCAACAATGTTAGCAGCAATGCCTTGTACTCCCCACTAAGGTATTCTGCTTTCTTTGACTTGGGGTGATTTTTAAGCTTCCTGGGTGATTCTAAGTGTGAGATAGATTTCTAAATAGTCACTAAAGCATTTTCAGTGATTGCTGTTCGGCAGATAATGCTATTCAGTACTGTACCACTTCTAGTAAGGCATATACAGGATGCCTAAGATATGAAGAAACTGTCTTCAAGAAGCTGACAGTCTAGCTGGGAAGACAAAACCACAAGAAACACTGGTATTAAAGTTCAGTGCAGTAGCAATTAAAAGACAAAGCGGGACGTGATGTGCCTCAAGccattgggttcccatctaccatgtgggaggtccaggattcgattcccaggtcctcctggtgaaggaaagctggcgtCTGTAGCAAGTtggcctgagcggagagctggccaatgtggtgagctggcctgcatggcaagctagcccaagtggagagctggcacagcaagataatgccacaaagagacacagaggagaggcagtaagacatgcagcagaccagggagctgaggtggcacaagagattgagctctctcccattctgggaggtcaggataggttcccagtgctgcctaaagagacaagtagacacagaatgCATAGCGAATTGAGAGCCGACAAGGTGGgagaggggggcagggggagaataaattttttttttaaggcatttaggttgttgatgtgggaggagtggaggggttaGGGTGTGGGGTATGACAAAGCATTCAGAAAAGCTTTGGAAAATAGATGGAACGTGAGCCTCGGGAACCTGGCCCTTAGATTTCCTCAGTTTGACCCTTTTTAATTAGTATTCAATTCAATTACTGCTTTTCAAAACAATGTACAGTGAGTCCAGAggattttgttaaaatgcaggttctgTGTGGTAGGACTTGAGATTCCCTGGTGCTGCAGGTCAGAGGCTGGCAGTTGGAAGGATTTCCAGCCTTTTCACCGCTTCCTTAACTTCTACTTGACACCTTCTTCCTCTATAAACCGTTTACTGATGATCCAAGCCAGATGGGGTTGCTCTGTCTTCAAATCTTGTCCTCATTTGGTAGGTTTGAAGATTCAAGTTTATGATGAATTCTTGGGGCTTTTAGGCACCCAGGAAATTCCAGGAGATGGATTTATAAACACAAAGCCTTATGGTTAATTTACTTTGAGAGGAAGATAACTTAGTATCTGCCAGTTCAGGTTCCCCCTTTCCCTCACCATGGTGCCTTTTGGGATTAGAACATTGCTAAGCCTGCAGAGGAGCAGAACAGGACATTAGGGGGCCTGCGTTCGGCTGGATTAGAGCTTAACATACTCAGCATCTCTCAGGACATATGTCAATGAGTGCTTTTTTGCTCCCCACATAACTTTCCTATTAATGCAAGGTGACCTGTCACTTCTGTTTCTGAATGGACAACAAAATGATTCCTTTTACTTTCCAGTTAAGATGCAGGGAAGTTGGCCTCTACCATGTTCAAGAGGTTCCCTACTCCCATCATTTAGGAATCATCCCATCATTTATGAGTCTGGCTAGTCAGTAACCTCAAAAGTCAATTAAAATCAAGTATTGCTCTCCTAAGGTCAAGTTCCTTATCTCAAAACTAAGACACTCGCTGCTGCCAATGAGCGAGAAATATACTCCACCTACACTGAGCCTAACACAAGGTAATGGCTGCAGGAAAGAGTGACAAATTAGGGCCAACCATTCGATCTACCATAGCCACTGATAAGGAAGTTCTGGTTACTGTCCACCTTTGTCCTATTTTTGCAAATAACACTGAGCAGTTACATTGAAAAAAGTGTTTGTTGAAATCTCTATAGTTCTGGATAACTTAGGTGAGGTGATGCATCCAAATTAAAGGGACTAGGTAATACATAAACCTGACTAGGAAGAAAGAGTAACTTCTATCAAAGAAACCAAGAGTATAGAGGTATGCTAGGAACAAAAATGACCTAGACTCAAAATCTATTTAACTGAAATACCATTATACCTCACTGTAGTTTACAATAATTATAGAGGtacttttttatgtatgtttagaaTGCACATTACTGGGGAAGGggtgttgctcaagtggttgagtgcctgcttcccatggatgaggtcccaggttagacccctgtacctcctaaaaacaaaacaaatgaaaaaaccagctctcactggggagcagattaGTTcagaggttgagcgcctgcttcccatgtatgagatcctgggttcaatccccagtacctctttaaaaaaacaaacataacttTCAGTTCCATTTTGCATGGCAAATTTCCAAGAAAGAATTGTTTACTAGGTATGTCCACTTCAAATGCTTCCCCCCCAAAAATCTCAAGGTAAcctagtttttaaataaaattacaagGAGAGGGTGCATTCTTCCGTTACTGTCATCAGCTTCTCTGGGGCAATCCTTTCTCAAACTTTGGTTCCACTGCTTTGATAGTCAGACCAAGGAGAGTATGTCCTCTTTCCTGCCATTATATATGCCAGGTTCTTTCTTCAGTTAAACCTCTAGTCCTTCCAGTCTCCTCCTCTGAGCTGGAATTTAGCACTTACTATataatttagctttttttttttttaaacatgtgctttataaaaagacttatttaataaaatttggcAAACATAAACTCAATAACCACTCCTCAGTACGATTCCTCTGTTATGGGCATTAAGTTTGCTTCTAATTTTTACCTTCATTCAttaacaaatatgtattgagGGCTCACTAGCCCTCCTGGCATTGCTCCAGGGGCTTGGTCAAGGAATAAAAGCGCATTTTTCTCCCAGTGCTTTCAGACTAAAGGAGGGAGAGACAGGCAATTAACCCAAATGCAATAAACAGATTAAGAGAATGACAGAATGTGACCTTGCTTTAGAAAAGGGATGAAAAGCAGAGCAAGATAGGGGATTGAGAAGAGGAACCGCTTGCCATCTCAAATACAACAGTTGACATAGGCCTCTGAGAGGAAGtggaaggggtgggaggagggcttTGCAAGCTGAGGAGAGAGCCAGGGCTCTATGATCAGTAACTGTATCATAATGTCATGTTACACCTAGTAAGACTCAAAATATATTGGAGCCATTACGATTATTCTTTCCCAGGAGGCTTTGATTCtgaagaggagggagaagctCAGGGGCCTGGAGGGTCGGTAGGCACTTTCCTGGCCTGAAAGATTATCTCCCGACTGCAGGTGGAGGCTGCCAGAGCTGCAGCTTTCACACCGCGGCCGGGGCCGACCTTGGCTGCAGCCAACCTGCCGAGCCCTGTTGTCCAATGGGCCCCGTTCCCGGGCTGTTGCTGCAAATCCTGTTTCCTGGCGGTCGTAACCTTCTAGGCCTCGGTCATTTCCACCTCACTTAAGCCAGCAGAAAGGACAGAACGCGAACAAGTGTCAGCCCTGAGGGCATGGGTAAGGAGGGTTTCCGCCCCTTGGCCCGCCCCCGGGAGCCCCGCCCACCGGCGCTCATCCCCTCTGCGATAGGCCAGGCGTCAGGACCAGGCCGAGCTGCGATTGGCCGAGATCCTGGCCGCATCCTGGCGCGCTACGTGTATATAGGGGCGGGCCGGAAGGCCGAGGCCTGGGTGACAAGGTGCGGGTGGTGCGATGGCGGCCATGGAGCGGGATGGGGAGTTACTGTCCACGCGGCCGGCCTTTGAGACTGAGGGTCTGCGCTTCCTGCACGTCACCGGTGAGTCGTCGCCGGGGAGATGCCGCGGAGCCCGGCTCCTGCGGCGCGCCGCCATGTTCGGTGGGTCGTCCTCGGCTGTGCGCCGGGCCTTTGCCTCGAGAGCGCCTGGCCAGCAACCGGATCCCGGGCGGCGGGCCATTCTGGGCGGGGCCCTTTGGCTGTGGGTCCTTTACTTTTTGCAGAGCAAACCCTTCCAGATTACAGTGCTCGTGCCTTGACATTTGCCTCCAAGGCTACTCCCCGCCACACAAACCTAACACCCGGAATGTATCGTCCCATTCGCCCACTCCTTTCTATCTGTGGTTCCATAGACCTGAAAGGCTTTTCTTTGCCTTCTCGGGTCAGATAAACTACTCTTCATCCTTCAGAACCCTGTGGCTGTGTCCTACATCCTCCGGAGTGACTTCCCAAGTGATTGAGAAAAGTCTCTTCTCACGGATTCCTGaattgttgttctttttgttcatattttaacTGTTCTGTTTAGGAAGCCATCTCAATGTGAAATGTTTTGAAGGCAGGATCTATTCTTGTTTTGTCTTTGTTGAATTTTCTGGAGAAGTCAACTAACcgtatcattttttatttcttgaaaattgttttcttcttttcagtgGGTTCTCTGCTGGCCACCTATGGCTGGTACATCGTCTTTAGCTGTGTCCTCCTCTACGTGGTCTTTCAGAAGCTTTCCACCCGGCTGAGGGCCTTGAGGCAGAGGCAGCTGGATCGAGCAGCAGCGGCTGTGGGTTAGTGCCTGATAACAGAAATGAAGGTGGTGACTGTGACAACctaattctttaatatttaaaagttagTCTATTAGTAAGAGGTtcatgattttaatttgtatatgGGGGAAACTATTTTATGCTTCTGCAATTGATTTAGGTAAATGTGCATTcgatttttttgtttaatttcagatatttGAATGAGCTGGAAAACCTGCCTGATGGTATATAGAACACTCACTGTTTATCTAGATAAATGGTTTTTCATTTATAGGCTGGATTAAAGTGAAGACTTCATGGCTTCCCTGTACTTGTGGATCTTCCTACTCATTCTAAGTTGTCTCTGGAGCCACTGCCTATGAGGAGAAACTCCGCCTTCATTCTTTATATCTACCTCACTTGATTTCAAATTACATTTGACTGTTTCAAAAACTCATTCCTTCTCACATGGTAGCTTAGTTTCCTGGCCTGtgatcacaaataccacaaaatggggtgacttaaaacaacagggatttattgactcatggttttaaGGTTAGGAGCAGTCGAAAATTGAGCCATcagtaaggcaatgctttctccccaaagactgtggcattctgggacagGCAATCCTTAGGTCCTGGCTTTTCCATCCCATGACAGGGctcatggtggcatcttctttctctttcgtGTTCCATTTACTTCCAACTTCAGactgcttc from Dasypus novemcinctus isolate mDasNov1 chromosome 3, mDasNov1.1.hap2, whole genome shotgun sequence includes:
- the SNRPA1 gene encoding U2 small nuclear ribonucleoprotein A'; this encodes MVKLTAELIEQAAQYTNAVRDRELDLRGYKIPVIENLGATLDQFDAIDFSDNEIRKLDGFPLLRRLKTLLVNNNRICRIGEGLDQALPCLTELILTNNSLVELGDLDPLASLKSLTYLSILRNPVTNKKHYRLYVIYKVPQVRVLDFQKVKLKERQEAEKMFKGKRGAQLAKDIARRSKTFNPGAGLPTDKKKGGPSPGDVEAIKNAIANASTLAEVERLKGLLQSGQIPGRERRSGPADDGEEEMEEDTVTNGS